One Acidobacteriota bacterium DNA window includes the following coding sequences:
- the folP gene encoding dihydropteroate synthase: MALGIRIWTLSHAGDAAALLEVERPPSARWRLPWPCLAAQIPAGPDAIPLPEPPARGGAALFEGRRSWVACGDAQALARLAESWADVGERLAKALERFSRRPDRLRFATGPDLELGSRTAVMGILNVTPDSFSDGGLYAEPDAALRRVEAMLEEGADIVDVGGESTRPGAAEIDAEEEARRVLPVIEAIRRRFPEARVSIDTRRSITARLALDAGADMINDVSGLADPAMAALAAERRCPVVVMHMRGTPQTMQRDTRYEDLIGEVYAGLERSVDRALAAGLSDDRIVIDPGIGFGKSAEGNETLLRHLSVLRGLGRPILVGASRKSFIGRRTGEPEPARRLPGSIAAAVAAVLGGASIVRVHDVAPTRRALAVADPLRPWAVGGTGER, translated from the coding sequence ATGGCGCTCGGCATCCGGATCTGGACACTGTCCCATGCCGGCGACGCGGCGGCGCTGCTCGAGGTCGAGCGGCCGCCCTCCGCGCGGTGGCGCCTGCCTTGGCCGTGCCTCGCCGCCCAGATCCCGGCCGGCCCCGACGCGATCCCGCTCCCCGAGCCGCCGGCGCGCGGCGGTGCCGCCCTGTTCGAGGGCCGCCGGTCCTGGGTCGCCTGCGGCGACGCTCAGGCGCTCGCCCGCCTCGCCGAGAGCTGGGCCGATGTCGGCGAGCGGCTGGCGAAGGCGCTGGAGCGCTTCAGCCGGCGGCCGGACCGGCTCCGTTTCGCCACCGGGCCCGATCTCGAGCTCGGAAGCCGGACGGCGGTGATGGGAATCCTCAACGTCACTCCCGACTCGTTCTCGGACGGGGGGCTGTACGCGGAGCCGGACGCGGCCCTGCGGCGCGTGGAAGCGATGCTGGAGGAAGGCGCCGACATCGTCGATGTCGGTGGAGAGTCGACCCGGCCGGGTGCGGCGGAGATCGATGCCGAAGAGGAAGCGCGCCGCGTGCTTCCCGTGATCGAGGCGATCCGCCGGCGCTTCCCCGAGGCCCGCGTGTCGATCGACACGCGCCGCTCCATCACCGCTCGGCTGGCACTCGACGCAGGCGCGGACATGATCAACGACGTCTCGGGGCTGGCGGATCCCGCCATGGCGGCGCTCGCCGCCGAGCGCCGCTGTCCCGTCGTCGTGATGCACATGCGGGGCACCCCGCAGACGATGCAGCGCGACACCCGGTACGAGGATCTCATCGGAGAGGTCTACGCCGGCCTCGAACGGAGCGTCGACCGCGCGCTCGCAGCTGGGCTCTCCGATGATAGAATCGTCATCGACCCGGGAATCGGCTTCGGCAAGTCGGCCGAGGGCAACGAGACGCTCCTGCGCCATCTTTCGGTGCTGCGAGGTCTCGGGCGGCCGATCCTCGTCGGCGCCTCGCGCAAGTCCTTCATCGGCCGGCGCACCGGCGAGCCGGAACCGGCGCGCCGCCTGCCGGGCAGCATCGCCGCGGCTGTGGCCGCCGTTCTGGGCGGGGCGTCGATCGTGCGCGTTCACGACGTCGCGCCGACCCGCCGGGCTCTGGCGGTCGCCGATCCCTTGCGGCCCTGGGCGGTGGGCGGGACGGGGGAGCGATGA
- a CDS encoding ATP-dependent metallopeptidase FtsH/Yme1/Tma family protein, which produces MARGSDQPGSGCDAQPRADGGAPRDRARARARGDSGAGPQRRAGARGRGGAGPLGTRLPAGGRAGAGTGSDRPRPAAARVPPGSGRPPSSARSGGFRRRGAGTAHGRPRAGASRPGAGRVLRFSGRSPQRPSCAADGRRPEDRSVRGPRSRGRPRLTRWRALRDRHRIDGGRPGRRRSRVNQHLKTILVWVFILVALIVVIRFFQDTGEPAQQLTQSEVYNLVEQGRIAEVTVTGDSFGFELDGKLDDGTPFSAYVVKDDQLVRTLRDKGAVVQAKKPSDGTLWLSIISWAPILLFIGVWIFFMRQMQSGGNRALSFGKSRAKLLTSQGKKVTFKDVAGCEEAKQELQEIIEFLKDPQRFQRLGGKIPKGVLLMGPPGTGKTLLARAIAGEANVPFFSISGSDFVEMFVGVGASRVRDLFEQGKKNAPCIIFIDEIDAVGRHRGAGLGGGHDEREQTLNQLLVEMDGFESNDGVILIAATNRPDVLDPALLRPGRFDRRVVVDRPDVRGREEILRVHTRRIPLGDVDLSVIARGTPGFSGADLANLVNEAALYAARQGKKKVTAEDFEIAKDKVMMGVERRSLIISEEEKRNTAFHEAGHALVAYLEPDADPLHKVTIIPRGMALGVTQQLPEDDKHTYTREYLLATLAVMMGGRAAEELFMNHITTGAGNDIERATELARRMVCEWGMSERLGPLTFGKREEQIFLGREIAKHRDYSEKTAIQIDDEVRSIVSRAYERARTLLEEHRDALIRLAENLLEREVLDSEEIKVIVEGGELPPLPPLPSPDGSPPDAEADKRPARPPRDETGGEPVLGDPLGQPS; this is translated from the coding sequence ATGGCGCGAGGATCCGACCAACCGGGATCCGGCTGCGACGCGCAACCGCGTGCGGATGGAGGTGCTCCCCGCGATCGAGCGCGCGCTCGGGCCCGGGGCGATTCGGGCGCTGGCCCGCAGCGCCGAGCTGGCGCGCGAGGAAGAGGAGGCGCTGGACCGCTGGGCACGCGACTGCCTGCAGGAGGTCGTGCTGGAGCGGGGACCGGGAGCGATCGTCCTCGACCGGCGGCGGCTCGGGTCCCTCCCGGAAGCGGTCGCCCGCCGAGTTCTGCTCGAAGCGGCGGCTTCCGTCGGCGGGGCGCGGGCACGGCTCACGGCCGCCCACGCGCGGGCGCTTCTCGCCCTGGCGCGGGCCGAGTCCTCCGGTTCTCGGGCCGATCTCCCCAACGGCCTTCGTGCGCGGCGGACGGGCGCAGGCCTGAGGATCGAAGCGTCCGCGGGCCCCGCAGCCGCGGCCGGCCCCGGCTGACGCGATGGCGGGCCCTTCGGGACCGCCATAGAATTGATGGCGGGCGACCCGGTCGCCGGAGGTCCCGCGTGAACCAGCACCTCAAGACGATCCTGGTGTGGGTGTTCATCCTGGTCGCCCTGATCGTCGTCATCCGCTTCTTCCAGGACACCGGCGAGCCGGCCCAGCAGCTGACCCAGTCGGAGGTCTACAACCTCGTCGAGCAGGGGCGGATCGCCGAGGTCACGGTCACGGGGGATTCCTTCGGTTTCGAGCTCGACGGGAAGCTCGACGACGGGACGCCGTTCTCCGCCTACGTGGTCAAGGACGATCAGCTCGTCCGCACGCTCCGCGACAAGGGTGCGGTCGTGCAGGCGAAGAAGCCGAGCGACGGCACGCTCTGGCTCAGCATCATCAGCTGGGCGCCGATCCTCCTGTTCATCGGCGTTTGGATCTTCTTCATGCGCCAGATGCAGAGCGGGGGGAACCGGGCCCTGTCGTTCGGAAAGTCGCGGGCCAAGCTCCTCACCTCGCAGGGTAAGAAGGTCACCTTCAAGGACGTGGCCGGATGCGAGGAGGCGAAGCAGGAACTGCAGGAGATCATCGAGTTTCTCAAGGACCCGCAGCGGTTCCAGCGGCTCGGAGGGAAGATCCCGAAGGGCGTCCTGCTGATGGGGCCGCCGGGCACCGGGAAGACGCTCCTCGCCCGGGCGATCGCCGGCGAGGCGAACGTTCCCTTCTTCTCCATCTCCGGTTCCGACTTCGTGGAGATGTTCGTGGGAGTGGGGGCGTCGAGGGTGCGCGATCTGTTCGAGCAGGGGAAGAAGAACGCCCCCTGCATCATCTTCATCGACGAGATCGACGCCGTCGGCCGGCACCGCGGCGCCGGCCTCGGAGGCGGCCACGACGAGCGCGAGCAGACGCTGAACCAGCTTCTGGTGGAGATGGACGGGTTCGAGTCGAACGACGGCGTGATCCTGATCGCCGCCACGAACCGACCCGACGTGCTCGACCCGGCGCTCCTGCGCCCCGGCCGGTTCGACCGCCGGGTGGTCGTCGACCGGCCCGACGTCCGCGGCCGGGAGGAAATCCTGCGCGTGCACACCCGGCGGATCCCCCTCGGTGACGTGGACCTGTCGGTCATCGCCCGCGGGACGCCGGGGTTCTCGGGCGCCGACCTGGCGAACCTCGTCAACGAGGCGGCGCTGTACGCGGCGCGCCAGGGCAAGAAGAAGGTCACCGCCGAAGATTTCGAAATCGCCAAGGACAAGGTGATGATGGGCGTCGAGCGGCGCAGCCTCATCATCTCCGAGGAAGAGAAGCGAAACACCGCCTTCCACGAGGCGGGGCACGCGCTGGTGGCCTACCTCGAACCGGACGCCGATCCCCTCCACAAGGTCACCATCATCCCCCGCGGGATGGCGCTCGGCGTGACCCAGCAGCTCCCGGAGGACGACAAGCACACCTATACGCGCGAGTACCTCCTGGCGACGCTGGCGGTGATGATGGGCGGCCGGGCTGCGGAAGAGCTGTTCATGAACCACATCACCACCGGCGCCGGGAACGACATCGAGCGCGCCACCGAGCTGGCCCGCCGGATGGTGTGCGAATGGGGAATGAGCGAGCGTCTCGGGCCGCTGACGTTCGGCAAGCGGGAGGAGCAGATCTTCCTCGGTCGCGAGATCGCCAAGCACCGCGACTACTCCGAGAAGACCGCGATCCAGATCGACGACGAGGTCCGCTCGATCGTCAGCCGCGCCTACGAGAGGGCTCGCACGCTGCTCGAGGAGCACCGGGACGCGCTGATCCGTCTGGCGGAGAACCTGCTGGAACGCGAGGTGCTCGACTCGGAGGAGATCAAAGTGATCGTCGAGGGGGGCGAACTGCCGCCGCTGCCCCCGCTCCCGTCGCCCGACGGTTCCCCGCCCGACGCCGAGGCGGACAAACGACCGGCCCGGCCGCCCCGTGACGAAACGGGCGGCGAGCCGGTCCTCGGCGACCCGCTGGGCCAGCCCAGCTGA
- a CDS encoding FKBP-type peptidyl-prolyl cis-trans isomerase, whose amino-acid sequence MKSRMIAIAALGALLGLPALAEKPALESEDQKTIYALGLALSKQLTEFGLQADELDALYAGLGDGILGKEPKVSFEEYLPKLRELRTQRMQMVAARNKSEGKAFVDKACQESGAVRSESGLAYLELEPGSGPSPKATDKVRVHYTGRLVDGTVFDSSRQRGTPAEFNLSQVIPCWTEALQKMKVGGKARLYCPSDIAYGDTGRPPAIPPGATLVFDVELLDVVQPSQPKP is encoded by the coding sequence ATGAAGTCACGGATGATCGCGATCGCGGCGTTGGGAGCCCTGCTGGGGCTGCCGGCCCTGGCCGAGAAGCCGGCGCTCGAGAGCGAAGACCAGAAGACGATCTACGCGCTCGGGCTCGCCCTCTCGAAGCAGCTCACCGAGTTCGGGCTCCAGGCCGACGAGCTCGACGCGCTGTACGCCGGCCTGGGCGACGGGATCCTGGGCAAGGAGCCGAAGGTCTCCTTCGAGGAGTACCTGCCGAAGCTCAGGGAGCTGCGGACCCAGCGGATGCAGATGGTGGCGGCGCGGAACAAGTCCGAGGGCAAGGCCTTCGTCGACAAAGCCTGCCAGGAGTCGGGCGCCGTGCGGAGCGAGTCCGGCCTCGCCTACCTCGAGCTCGAGCCGGGGAGCGGCCCGTCACCGAAGGCGACCGACAAGGTGAGAGTCCACTACACCGGCCGGCTCGTCGACGGCACGGTTTTCGACAGCTCTCGCCAGCGCGGCACGCCGGCCGAGTTCAACCTCTCTCAGGTGATCCCCTGTTGGACCGAGGCCCTCCAGAAGATGAAGGTCGGCGGGAAGGCGCGCCTGTACTGCCCGTCCGACATCGCCTACGGGGACACCGGGCGGCCGCCGGCGATTCCTCCCGGGGCCACCCTCGTGTTCGACGTCGAGCTGCTCGACGTCGTTCAACCGTCGCAGCCG
- a CDS encoding TIGR00159 family protein — MSHLVSALNLDQLRDPMQILQIALLWFGIYQLLLLLRRTRALEMVYGVMAVVLLWWVTRQRWLNLPVVNWVLSQFLFYLPFALIVIFQNQIRQALATFGRYPLRRFRQQESSLRMIEEVALACSSMASRKIGALIVFQRSVGLGNFIDTGIRLDARVSYDILINIFTPMTPLHDGAVIIAGDRIRAASCFLPLTADPYVSRRYGTRHRAAIGISEESDAVAVVVSEERGVISVAVNGKMEEDLDTRRLRDRLEQMLGGEQQVAAGPRTWFTRRQPEGTGAEAAVETAR; from the coding sequence ATGAGCCACCTGGTCAGCGCGCTGAACCTCGATCAGCTGCGGGATCCGATGCAGATCCTGCAGATCGCGCTGCTCTGGTTCGGCATCTACCAGCTCCTCCTTCTTCTCCGGAGGACGCGCGCCCTCGAGATGGTCTACGGGGTGATGGCCGTGGTGCTGCTCTGGTGGGTCACCCGGCAGCGCTGGCTGAACCTCCCCGTGGTGAACTGGGTGCTCTCCCAGTTCCTCTTCTACCTGCCGTTCGCCCTGATCGTCATTTTCCAGAACCAGATCCGCCAGGCACTCGCCACGTTCGGACGGTATCCGCTGCGGCGGTTCCGGCAACAGGAGTCGTCGCTGCGAATGATCGAAGAGGTGGCCCTGGCCTGCTCCTCGATGGCCTCGCGGAAGATCGGGGCGCTGATCGTGTTCCAGCGCTCCGTCGGGCTGGGCAACTTCATCGACACCGGCATCAGGCTGGACGCCCGGGTCAGCTACGACATCCTGATCAACATCTTCACACCGATGACGCCTCTGCACGACGGCGCGGTGATCATCGCCGGGGACCGGATCCGCGCGGCCAGTTGTTTCCTCCCCCTGACCGCCGACCCGTACGTGTCCCGCCGCTACGGGACCCGTCACCGCGCCGCCATCGGCATCTCCGAGGAGAGCGACGCAGTCGCTGTCGTGGTCAGCGAGGAGCGCGGAGTGATCTCGGTGGCCGTGAACGGAAAGATGGAGGAGGACTTGGACACCCGGCGGCTGCGCGATCGGTTGGAGCAGATGCTCGGCGGCGAGCAGCAGGTCGCCGCAGGTCCGCGCACGTGGTTCACCCGGCGCCAGCCCGAAGGGACCGGGGCGGAAGCTGCTGTCGAGACGGCGCGGTGA
- a CDS encoding pyridoxine 5'-phosphate synthase: MTRLSVNIDHVATVRQARRATEPDPVAAAVLVELAGAGGITCHIRGDRRHISDRDLERLREIVTTPLNVEMAATPEMLRIARRVRPDLVTLVPERPGEVTTEGGIDAAGRFRSLQAHVRALRRSRIRVSLFIDPDARQVDAAARLGAETVELNTSAYSAARSPSEQARAFDTLVAAAREAATLGLRVAAGHGLTLRNVRPVADIPEIVELNIGHSIVARAVLVGLERAVREMLAAIGAPTG; this comes from the coding sequence ATGACGAGGCTCTCGGTGAACATCGATCACGTCGCCACGGTGCGGCAGGCACGCCGCGCCACCGAACCGGACCCGGTCGCTGCGGCGGTGCTGGTGGAGCTGGCGGGCGCGGGCGGGATCACCTGCCACATCCGAGGCGACCGCCGTCACATCTCCGACCGCGACCTGGAGCGCCTGCGGGAGATCGTCACCACGCCGCTGAACGTCGAGATGGCAGCGACGCCCGAGATGCTGCGCATCGCCCGCCGCGTCCGGCCCGATCTGGTCACGCTGGTCCCCGAACGCCCGGGTGAGGTGACCACCGAGGGGGGCATCGACGCGGCCGGCCGGTTCCGCTCGCTCCAGGCCCACGTGCGGGCGCTCAGGCGCTCGCGAATCCGCGTCAGCCTGTTCATCGATCCCGACGCGCGCCAGGTCGACGCCGCCGCCCGCCTCGGAGCGGAAACGGTGGAACTGAACACGAGCGCCTACAGCGCGGCCCGCTCGCCCTCCGAACAGGCGCGGGCCTTCGACACCCTCGTCGCCGCCGCGCGGGAGGCGGCCACCCTCGGCCTCCGCGTCGCCGCCGGGCACGGCCTCACGCTGCGCAATGTGCGGCCGGTCGCCGACATCCCCGAGATCGTCGAGCTCAACATCGGGCACTCGATCGTGGCGCGCGCCGTTCTCGTCGGTCTCGAGCGGGCGGTGCGCGAGATGCTCGCCGCGATCGGCGCCCCGACCGGTTGA
- a CDS encoding sodium:calcium symporter produces the protein MGGQEGLMANSSGPTRERWGTRIGLILAAAGNAIGIGNLLRFPSQAAQNGGGAFMIPYIVSLLLFGLPMMWVAWTVGRMGGRWGHGTTPGIFDRLAGGRPWAKYLGVIGVALPMVFVLYYAYIEAWCLGYSWFSFRGAYSDPSVDLRTFYNEFLGNATTSNYFSGVGVALLFMLITLALNVWILYRGIQGGIELLAKIAIPLLMVFCLVLGVRVLTLGQIKGTVADGLNFLWTPHLDRLLDFNVWMAAAGQIFFTLSIGFGSLECYGSYLKEDDDIALTGLTTASLNEFVEVIFGSMIAIPAAAVYYGAGQVEAIAKSGGYAIGMVSMPEILRGIGGVEVFGSMWFLLLFFAAFTSSVAVAQPVMSFLQDEARLSRAASAAVLGLLWLLGSVPVVFFYRYGSLDEMDFWSGTIGLVVFAIFEVVLFAWVFGIDRGWQEMNRGAQIRIPVVFRFIIRWVTPAALVAIFAGWFFPATMNGSLIASPKLYWGVIDAGSIGGRVTEHLPERGSLEEARLKKIEERFARAVTKAGRDLRAWANVTLNPAAPPAVDSVGGDPELLAEFGRRDLQEWLAARGLRFEPEEGSPSRSVALSLAIEGRYRETAIWMTRIVMLGFLFGFGVMVWAIWLRRSAGEDRA, from the coding sequence ATGGGTGGGCAGGAGGGTCTGATGGCGAACTCGTCGGGTCCGACGCGCGAGCGCTGGGGAACGAGGATCGGCCTGATTCTGGCCGCCGCGGGAAACGCGATCGGCATCGGGAACCTGCTGCGCTTCCCGAGCCAGGCCGCGCAGAACGGCGGTGGCGCCTTCATGATCCCTTACATCGTGTCCCTTCTGCTCTTCGGCCTGCCGATGATGTGGGTCGCCTGGACGGTCGGCCGCATGGGCGGACGCTGGGGGCACGGCACGACTCCCGGGATCTTCGACAGGCTGGCGGGCGGGCGCCCCTGGGCGAAGTACCTCGGCGTGATCGGCGTCGCGCTTCCGATGGTGTTCGTGCTCTACTACGCTTACATCGAGGCGTGGTGCCTCGGATACTCGTGGTTTTCCTTCCGCGGCGCCTACAGCGATCCCAGCGTCGATCTCAGGACTTTCTACAACGAGTTCCTCGGCAACGCGACCACGTCCAACTACTTTTCGGGGGTGGGTGTCGCGCTCCTCTTCATGCTGATCACCCTGGCGCTCAACGTCTGGATCCTCTACCGCGGAATCCAGGGAGGCATCGAGCTGCTCGCGAAGATCGCCATTCCCCTGCTCATGGTGTTCTGCCTCGTCCTCGGGGTCCGCGTGCTCACTCTCGGACAGATCAAGGGCACCGTGGCCGACGGGCTCAACTTCCTCTGGACACCACACCTGGACCGGCTGCTGGACTTCAACGTCTGGATGGCCGCCGCGGGCCAGATCTTCTTCACGCTCTCGATCGGCTTCGGCTCGCTCGAGTGCTACGGTTCCTATCTGAAAGAGGACGACGACATCGCGCTGACCGGCCTGACGACCGCTTCGCTGAACGAGTTCGTCGAGGTGATCTTCGGCAGCATGATCGCGATCCCGGCGGCCGCCGTCTATTACGGCGCCGGACAGGTCGAGGCGATCGCGAAGTCGGGGGGATACGCGATCGGCATGGTCTCGATGCCGGAGATCCTTCGAGGCATCGGGGGCGTCGAGGTGTTCGGCTCCATGTGGTTCCTGCTCCTGTTCTTCGCCGCCTTCACCTCCTCGGTCGCGGTCGCCCAGCCGGTGATGTCGTTTCTCCAGGACGAAGCGCGCCTGAGCCGCGCCGCGTCCGCCGCCGTGCTCGGCCTGCTGTGGCTGCTGGGTTCCGTCCCCGTCGTCTTCTTCTACCGCTATGGATCCCTCGACGAGATGGACTTCTGGTCGGGCACCATCGGGCTCGTCGTCTTCGCCATCTTCGAAGTGGTGCTGTTCGCCTGGGTGTTCGGGATCGACCGCGGCTGGCAAGAGATGAACCGGGGCGCCCAGATCCGCATCCCGGTGGTGTTCCGGTTCATCATCAGGTGGGTGACGCCGGCGGCTCTCGTCGCGATCTTCGCCGGTTGGTTCTTCCCGGCGACGATGAACGGCTCGCTGATCGCCTCGCCGAAGCTCTATTGGGGCGTGATCGACGCCGGATCGATCGGCGGCCGCGTGACCGAGCACCTTCCGGAACGTGGATCCCTGGAAGAGGCGCGTCTGAAGAAGATCGAGGAACGCTTCGCGCGGGCGGTGACCAAGGCCGGACGCGATCTCCGCGCATGGGCGAACGTCACGCTCAACCCGGCGGCACCCCCGGCGGTGGACAGCGTCGGCGGTGATCCCGAACTGCTGGCGGAGTTCGGCCGACGCGACCTGCAGGAGTGGCTCGCCGCCCGCGGACTCCGTTTCGAGCCGGAGGAGGGGTCCCCCTCCCGCTCCGTGGCCCTGTCGCTGGCGATCGAGGGTCGCTACCGGGAAACGGCCATCTGGATGACCCGGATCGTCATGCTCGGCTTCCTGTTCGGGTTCGGCGTGATGGTCTGGGCGATCTGGCTCCGCCGGTCGGCCGGGGAGGATCGCGCATGA
- the glmM gene encoding phosphoglucosamine mutase, producing the protein MAVRPAGSGSGAQGAALSCRRNPLRADPGGRSRRRRRRGGTPGTGAGADRSRPPGGGPAGEGRDRGDSPALGDDRARAGAGREEVTAQGPTGRNGEREAGLRKLFGTDGIRGTAGSPPLDRSTIYRLGRALAASLREEGRPARVCLGQDTRESSDWIAAELARGVRDGGGEAVSAGVLPTPGLALVTRSCGFDAGLMISASHNPYRDNGVKVFDAAGSKLPDEKEAWLEKLMEGMPEPPSAAAEDVPVEPGLRERYLRHLDACRGSVSFEGLTVVLDTANGAATAVAPEAFRRAGAEVVTLADAPDGRNINAGCGSLHPEAMAQAVTSNSAAIGFAFDGDADRCIAASASGAVLDGDFTLFYAGCALRERGALPHDTVVATVMSNLGLELALQQEGISLRRTAVGDRYVLEEMRRGGYALGGEQSGHVIFMEHAPTGDGIQTAILLCRLWLSGAEDPEIARSRLPRFPQVLRSVPVAEKPEIEGHPVIGPAVAAAERELGREGRVLVRYSGTEPKARVMVEGKDQRQVTRIADDLAELFRTTLGSGGG; encoded by the coding sequence CTGGCGGTGCGACCCGCCGGAAGTGGAAGTGGTGCTCAAGGCGCCGCCCTCTCGTGTCGGCGAAATCCGCTCCGCGCTGACCCCGGTGGTCGTTCCCGTCGCCGCCGACGGCGCGGCGGCACGCCGGGGACGGGTGCAGGTGCAGATCGATCTCGGCCGCCTGGCGGGGGACCTGCAGGGGAAGGTCGAGATCGTGGAGATTCGCCCGCCCTCGGTGACGATCGCGCCCGCGCGGGCGCCGGCCGGGAGGAAGTGACTGCCCAGGGCCCGACGGGCCGGAACGGCGAACGGGAGGCAGGTTTGAGGAAGCTCTTCGGCACCGACGGCATCCGGGGAACCGCCGGCTCGCCTCCGCTCGACCGCAGCACGATCTATCGCCTCGGGCGCGCACTGGCCGCTTCCCTGCGGGAGGAGGGGCGGCCGGCCCGCGTCTGCCTCGGTCAGGACACCCGGGAATCGAGTGACTGGATCGCCGCCGAGCTGGCCAGGGGCGTCCGCGACGGCGGTGGCGAGGCGGTCTCCGCGGGCGTTCTTCCGACACCCGGGCTGGCCCTGGTGACCCGGAGCTGCGGCTTCGACGCCGGGTTGATGATCTCGGCCTCCCACAACCCCTACCGGGACAACGGGGTCAAGGTGTTCGACGCCGCCGGCAGCAAGCTGCCGGACGAGAAGGAGGCGTGGCTCGAGAAGCTGATGGAAGGCATGCCGGAGCCGCCGAGCGCGGCGGCGGAGGATGTCCCGGTCGAACCCGGCCTCCGGGAGCGCTACCTCCGGCACCTCGACGCCTGCCGCGGAAGCGTCTCGTTCGAAGGTCTCACGGTCGTGCTCGACACAGCGAACGGCGCCGCGACGGCGGTCGCGCCGGAGGCCTTCCGGCGGGCAGGCGCCGAAGTGGTGACCCTGGCCGACGCTCCCGACGGGCGCAACATCAACGCGGGCTGCGGCTCCCTCCATCCGGAAGCGATGGCGCAGGCGGTGACCTCGAACTCCGCCGCCATCGGCTTCGCCTTCGACGGCGATGCCGATCGATGCATCGCCGCGTCCGCATCCGGCGCGGTGCTCGACGGGGACTTCACGCTCTTCTACGCCGGCTGCGCCCTGCGGGAGCGCGGTGCCCTCCCGCACGACACGGTGGTCGCCACGGTGATGAGCAACCTCGGACTCGAATTGGCGCTGCAGCAGGAGGGCATTTCCCTCCGACGAACCGCGGTCGGAGACCGCTACGTGCTCGAGGAGATGCGGCGCGGCGGTTACGCCCTCGGCGGCGAGCAGTCGGGCCACGTCATCTTCATGGAGCACGCCCCGACGGGGGACGGCATCCAGACGGCGATCCTCCTTTGCCGCCTGTGGCTCAGCGGGGCCGAGGATCCCGAGATCGCCCGGTCACGGCTGCCGCGCTTCCCCCAGGTTCTTCGCAGCGTTCCCGTCGCCGAGAAGCCGGAGATCGAGGGACACCCGGTGATCGGACCGGCCGTGGCGGCCGCCGAGCGGGAACTCGGCCGGGAAGGCCGGGTTCTGGTGCGCTACTCCGGCACCGAGCCGAAAGCCCGGGTGATGGTGGAAGGAAAGGACCAGCGCCAGGTCACGAGGATCGCGGACGACCTGGCCGAGCTGTTCCGGACCACGCTGGGTTCGGGCGGCGGTTGA
- the tilS gene encoding tRNA lysidine(34) synthetase TilS, producing MVHPVASLRAAPRFLLQEMTRPWAPPAGSRIVAAVSGGCDSVAMLHLLAGLAPGRGWDLVVATLDHGLRGEEGAEDARFVAREARRLGLPCVAGAARTPAGSGSLEEAARRVRLAFLRSVAQRERAAAVALAHTLDDQAETVLMRLTRGCGARGAAAMARRRGDLWRPLLGVRREALREFARRAGLEWREDPTNRDPAATRNRVRMEVLPAIERALGPGAIRALARSAELAREEEEALDRWARDCLQEVVLERGPGAIVLDRRRLGSLPEAVARRVLLEAAASVGGARARLTAAHARALLALARAESSGSRADLPNGLRARRTGAGLRIEASAGPAAAAGPG from the coding sequence ATGGTCCATCCCGTCGCGTCGCTGAGAGCCGCGCCCCGGTTCCTCCTGCAGGAGATGACCCGCCCCTGGGCCCCCCCCGCGGGATCGCGGATCGTCGCCGCGGTCTCCGGCGGATGCGACTCCGTCGCGATGCTGCACCTGCTCGCCGGCCTGGCGCCGGGCCGGGGCTGGGACCTCGTGGTGGCGACGCTGGACCACGGCCTGCGAGGGGAGGAAGGGGCGGAAGACGCGCGATTCGTCGCCCGCGAGGCGCGGCGCCTGGGATTGCCCTGCGTCGCGGGCGCAGCGCGGACCCCCGCCGGCTCCGGATCGCTCGAGGAGGCCGCGCGGCGGGTGCGCCTGGCCTTCCTCCGCAGCGTCGCGCAGCGCGAGCGGGCGGCGGCGGTCGCCCTGGCGCACACCCTCGACGATCAGGCGGAGACGGTCCTGATGCGCCTGACGCGGGGCTGCGGCGCGCGCGGCGCCGCAGCGATGGCGCGCCGCCGGGGCGACCTCTGGCGCCCCCTCCTCGGAGTCCGCCGCGAGGCGCTTCGCGAGTTCGCGCGCCGGGCGGGACTGGAATGGCGCGAGGATCCGACCAACCGGGATCCGGCTGCGACGCGCAACCGCGTGCGGATGGAGGTGCTCCCCGCGATCGAGCGCGCGCTCGGGCCCGGGGCGATTCGGGCGCTGGCCCGCAGCGCCGAGCTGGCGCGCGAGGAAGAGGAGGCGCTGGACCGCTGGGCACGCGACTGCCTGCAGGAGGTCGTGCTGGAGCGGGGACCGGGAGCGATCGTCCTCGACCGGCGGCGGCTCGGGTCCCTCCCGGAAGCGGTCGCCCGCCGAGTTCTGCTCGAAGCGGCGGCTTCCGTCGGCGGGGCGCGGGCACGGCTCACGGCCGCCCACGCGCGGGCGCTTCTCGCCCTGGCGCGGGCCGAGTCCTCCGGTTCTCGGGCCGATCTCCCCAACGGCCTTCGTGCGCGGCGGACGGGCGCAGGCCTGAGGATCGAAGCGTCCGCGGGCCCCGCAGCCGCGGCCGGCCCCGGCTGA